In the Portunus trituberculatus isolate SZX2019 chromosome 21, ASM1759143v1, whole genome shotgun sequence genome, one interval contains:
- the LOC123506953 gene encoding exportin-7-like isoform X7, whose translation MAEDQEVVKLELLCKQLHEASNGGQRQEAEKALVEFQSGRGAATLSQCQLLLDRAQSSYSQYLAATTLTKLVSRNPCTLSLQQRIDIRNYVLNYLATRPKLVHYVTQGLVVLFGRITKLGWFDCVDKEKWAFREVVEDVSHFLQGSVDHCVIGVQLLAQLTAEMNQISESDANKSLTKHRKIASSFRDTQLYNIFQLSCTLLRTALENSKTLNFNDESQHGLMTHLLRLALNCLTFDFIGTSVDESSDDLGTVQIPTSWRPAFLDFSTVQLFFDLYASLPATLSPVTLSCLVQIASVRRTLFSNEERAKFLSQLVNGVRNILQNPQGLSDPSNYHEFCRLLLRLKSNYQLGELVTVEHYPDAIELIAKFTVESLNMWQFAPNSVHYLLSLWQRMVGSVPYMKATEPHLLETYTPEVVRAYVSSRLESVSVVLREGLEDPLDDVTVIQQQLDQLSTIGRCEYGKTCALLVQLFEQTAQRYQELITARMNNRSQQHSMEDIAILEGQLTWLVYMIGSAIGGRVSFNTSDDHDAMDGELVCRVLQLMNLTDSCLPQGGCERRELATISFFEQFRKIYVGDQVHKTSKFYRRLSEILGLNDESMVLAVFVRKIITNLKYWGHCEQILTKTLTLLSDLSISYNSVRKLVKLDAVQFMLNNHTREFRVLKESGPQNSEHFPFLGVGVSVQEMRSRTLFYTSLGRLLMVELGEDEEKFTQFMIPITSAFDSVGRLLAQAETPVFQAEEAKKGLIGLARDLRGLAYAFNTKTSYMMLFDWIYPTYTGVLVRGVEIWCHDPQVTTPVLKLFAELVQNRSQRLQFDVSSPNGILLFREASKVLCTYGSRVLAQGDSIPKDQIYPMRLKGISICFSMLKAALCGNYVNFGVFRLYGDDALDSALHTFVKLLLSIPQSDLLVYPKLSQTYYVLLECLAQDHMNFLSTLEPNVFLYILSSISEGLSAIAWPDSTVPGKGPPTIQYLNPSAEREFG comes from the exons GAGGTGGTGAAGCTCGAGCTGCTGTGCAAGCAGCTCCATGAGGCCAGCAATGGGGGACAACGGCAGGAGGCAGAGAAGGCTCTTGTGGAATTCCAGTCTGGCAGAGGAGCCGCCACACTCAGTCAGTGTCAGTTACTTTTGGATCGTGCCCAGTCATCCTACTCCCAGTACTTGGCAGCTACCACTCTCACCAAACTGGTCTCAAGAAATCCCTGCACACTCTCACTCCAGCAGAGGATTGACATTC GGAATTATGTTCTGAATTACCTGGCTACTCGGCCCAAGCTGGTGCATTATGTAACGCAGGGCCTGGTGGTTCTGTTTGGCCGCATCACCAAGCTTGGCTGGTTTGATTGtgtagacaaagaaaaatgggcTTTCAGAGAGGTTGTGGAGGATgtgtctcattttcttcaa GGTTCAGTAGACCACTGTGTGATAGGTGTCCAGCTCCTTGCTCAACTGACAGCCGAGATGAACCAGATCTCAGAATCTGACGCAAACAAATCTCTCACCAAGCACCGCAAGATTGCAAGCTCATTCAGAGACACTCAGCTCTACAATATCTTCCAGCTATCCTGCACACTTTTGAGAACAGCACTTGAGAACTCAAAGACACTCAATTTCAATGATGAGAGTCAGCATGGACTGATGACTCATCTGCTTCGGTTAG CGCTCAACTGCCTTACATTTGATTTCATTGGAACATCTGTGGATGAAAGCAGTGATGACTTAGGGACAGTACAGATCCCCACCTCTTGGAGACCTGCCTTCCTAGACTTCTCAACAGTTCAGCTGTTCTTTGACCTGTATGCATCCCTCCCTGCAACACTGTCCCCTGTG aCATTATCATGCTTGGTGCAGATTGCCTCTGTGAGGCGAACTCTTTTTAGTAATGAGGAGCGAGCCAAGTTTCTCTCTCAGCTAGTCAATGGAGTTAGAAATATACTACAGAATCCACAG GGCCTGAGTGACCCCTCAaattaccacgagttttgtcgGCTGTTGCTGCGGCTGAAGAGCAATTACCAGCTGGGGGAGCTGGTGACAGTGGAACACTATCCTGATGCCATTGAGCTGATTGCCAAGTTCACTGTGGAGTCCCTGAATATGTGGCAATTTGCACCCAACAGTGTCCACTACCTGCTGTCCCTCTGGCAGCGCATGGTGGGCTCCGTCCCCTATATGAAG GCCACTGAGCCCCACTTACTGGAGACCTACACCCCCGAGGTAGTGAGGGCATATGTGTCATCACGCctggagagtgtgagtgtggtgtTGCGTGAAGGCCTGGAGGACCCGCTAGATGATGTCACTGTTATTCAGCAACAACTTGACCAG CTGTCAACCATTGGACGGTGTGAATATGGGAAGACATGTGCCCTGCTTGTACAACTGTTTGAACAGACTGCACAGCGCTATCAAGAACTAATAACTGCACGCATGAACAACAGGTCACAGCAGCACTCCATGGAAGATATTGCAATATTAGAAG GTCAGCTAACTTGGCTGGTGTACATGATTGGTTCAGCGATTGGTGGGAGAGTGTCTTTCAACACCAGTGATGACCATGATGCCATGGATGGAGAGTTGGTGTGCAG GGTGCTACAACTTATGAATCTCACAGACTCCTGTTTGCCTCAAGGGGGCTGTGAGAGACGGGAGCTGGCCACAATATCCTTCTTTGAACAGTTTAGGAAAATATATGTTGGCGACCAAGTCCATAAAACTTCAAAGTTTTACAGACGACTTTCAGAGATCCTTGGTCTTAATGATGAGTCAATGGTGTTGGCAGTGTTTGTAAGAAAAAT CATCACAAACTTGAAGTACTGGGGCCACTGTGAGCAGATCCTAACAAAGACCCTCACATTACTGTCAGACCTCTCAATTAGCTACAACAGTGTGAGAAAGTTGGTGAAACTAGATGCTGTGCAGTTTATGCTGAACAACCACACA aGAGAATTCAGAGTGCTTAAAGAGTCTGGTCCTCAAAAT AGTGAACATTTTCCCTTCCTGGGCGTTGGTGTATCAGTGCAAGAAATGCGAAGTCGGACTCTGTTTTACACCTCTCTTGGACGACTTCTCATGGTGGAActtggagaggatgaggaaaagttcACACAGTTCATGATCCCGATTACAA GTGCATTTGACAGTGTAGGACGGTTACTGGCTCAGGCGGAGACTCCAGTGTTCCAGGCAGAGGAGGCTAAGAAGGGGCTCATCGGCCTTGCCAGGGATCTGCGGGGATTGGCCTATGCATTTAATACCAAGACTTCATATATGATGCTCTTTGATTGGAT TTATCCCACCTACACAGGAGTTTTGGTTCGTGGTGTTGAGATCTGGTGCCATGATCCCCAAGTCACCACTCCAGTGCTCAAGCTTTTTGCTGAGCTGGTCCAGAACAGATCTCAAAGGCTACAGTTTGATGTGTCCTCGCCCAATGGAATCCTGTTATTTCGGGAAGCCAGTAAAGTCCTCTGTACATATG GTTCTCGTGTTCTGGCCCAGGGTGACAGCATTCCAAAGGATCAGATCTATCCCATGAGGCTGAAGGGTATTAGCATCTGCTTTTCCATGCTCAAGGCAGCATTGTGTGGAAACTACGTCAACTTTGGGGTTTTCCGTCTGTATGGGGACGATGCGCTAGACTCTGCCCTCCACACCTTTGTCAAGCTGCTGCTCTCCATACCACAGTCTGATCTCTTG GTGTACCCAAAGTTGTCCCAAACCTACTATGTTCTCTTGGAATGTTTGGCACAAGACCACATGAACTTCCTCTCAACTCTTGAGCCAAATGTGTTCCTCTACATTCTGTCCTCAATATCTGAAGGACTCTCAGCCATAG CTTGGCCAGACTCAACAGTTCCTGGGAAAGGTCCTCCCACTATACAGTACTTAAATCCATCAGCTGAACGTGAGTTTGGCTGA
- the LOC123506953 gene encoding exportin-7-like isoform X8 produces MAEDQEVVKLELLCKQLHEASNGGQRQEAEKALVEFQSGRGAATLSQCQLLLDRAQSSYSQYLAATTLTKLVSRNPCTLSLQQRIDIRNYVLNYLATRPKLVHYVTQGLVVLFGRITKLGWFDCVDKEKWAFREVVEDVSHFLQGSVDHCVIGVQLLAQLTAEMNQISESDANKSLTKHRKIASSFRDTQLYNIFQLSCTLLRTALENSKTLNFNDESQHGLMTHLLRLALNCLTFDFIGTSVDESSDDLGTVQIPTSWRPAFLDFSTVQLFFDLYASLPATLSPVTLSCLVQIASVRRTLFSNEERAKFLSQLVNGVRNILQNPQGLSDPSNYHEFCRLLLRLKSNYQLGELVTVEHYPDAIELIAKFTVESLNMWQFAPNSVHYLLSLWQRMVGSVPYMKATEPHLLETYTPEVVRAYVSSRLESVSVVLREGLEDPLDDVTVIQQQLDQLSTIGRCEYGKTCALLVQLFEQTAQRYQELITARMNNRSQQHSMEDIAILEGQLTWLVYMIGSAIGGRVSFNTSDDHDAMDGELVCRVLQLMNLTDSCLPQGGCERRELATISFFEQFRKIYVGDQVHKTSKFYRRLSEILGLNDESMVLAVFVRKIITNLKYWGHCEQILTKTLTLLSDLSISYNSVRKLVKLDAVQFMLNNHTREFRVLKESGPQNSEHFPFLGVGVSVQEMRSRTLFYTSLGRLLMVELGEDEEKFTQFMIPITSAFDSVGRLLAQAETPVFQAEEAKKGLIGLARDLRGLAYAFNTKTSYMMLFDWIYPTYTGVLVRGVEIWCHDPQVTTPVLKLFAELVQNRSQRLQFDVSSPNGILLFREASKVLCTYGSRVLAQGDSIPKDQIYPMRLKGISICFSMLKAALCGNYVNFGVFRLYGDDALDSALHTFVKLLLSIPQSDLLVYPKLSQTYYVLLECLAQDHMNFLSTLEPNVFLYILSSISEGLSAIAEREFG; encoded by the exons GAGGTGGTGAAGCTCGAGCTGCTGTGCAAGCAGCTCCATGAGGCCAGCAATGGGGGACAACGGCAGGAGGCAGAGAAGGCTCTTGTGGAATTCCAGTCTGGCAGAGGAGCCGCCACACTCAGTCAGTGTCAGTTACTTTTGGATCGTGCCCAGTCATCCTACTCCCAGTACTTGGCAGCTACCACTCTCACCAAACTGGTCTCAAGAAATCCCTGCACACTCTCACTCCAGCAGAGGATTGACATTC GGAATTATGTTCTGAATTACCTGGCTACTCGGCCCAAGCTGGTGCATTATGTAACGCAGGGCCTGGTGGTTCTGTTTGGCCGCATCACCAAGCTTGGCTGGTTTGATTGtgtagacaaagaaaaatgggcTTTCAGAGAGGTTGTGGAGGATgtgtctcattttcttcaa GGTTCAGTAGACCACTGTGTGATAGGTGTCCAGCTCCTTGCTCAACTGACAGCCGAGATGAACCAGATCTCAGAATCTGACGCAAACAAATCTCTCACCAAGCACCGCAAGATTGCAAGCTCATTCAGAGACACTCAGCTCTACAATATCTTCCAGCTATCCTGCACACTTTTGAGAACAGCACTTGAGAACTCAAAGACACTCAATTTCAATGATGAGAGTCAGCATGGACTGATGACTCATCTGCTTCGGTTAG CGCTCAACTGCCTTACATTTGATTTCATTGGAACATCTGTGGATGAAAGCAGTGATGACTTAGGGACAGTACAGATCCCCACCTCTTGGAGACCTGCCTTCCTAGACTTCTCAACAGTTCAGCTGTTCTTTGACCTGTATGCATCCCTCCCTGCAACACTGTCCCCTGTG aCATTATCATGCTTGGTGCAGATTGCCTCTGTGAGGCGAACTCTTTTTAGTAATGAGGAGCGAGCCAAGTTTCTCTCTCAGCTAGTCAATGGAGTTAGAAATATACTACAGAATCCACAG GGCCTGAGTGACCCCTCAaattaccacgagttttgtcgGCTGTTGCTGCGGCTGAAGAGCAATTACCAGCTGGGGGAGCTGGTGACAGTGGAACACTATCCTGATGCCATTGAGCTGATTGCCAAGTTCACTGTGGAGTCCCTGAATATGTGGCAATTTGCACCCAACAGTGTCCACTACCTGCTGTCCCTCTGGCAGCGCATGGTGGGCTCCGTCCCCTATATGAAG GCCACTGAGCCCCACTTACTGGAGACCTACACCCCCGAGGTAGTGAGGGCATATGTGTCATCACGCctggagagtgtgagtgtggtgtTGCGTGAAGGCCTGGAGGACCCGCTAGATGATGTCACTGTTATTCAGCAACAACTTGACCAG CTGTCAACCATTGGACGGTGTGAATATGGGAAGACATGTGCCCTGCTTGTACAACTGTTTGAACAGACTGCACAGCGCTATCAAGAACTAATAACTGCACGCATGAACAACAGGTCACAGCAGCACTCCATGGAAGATATTGCAATATTAGAAG GTCAGCTAACTTGGCTGGTGTACATGATTGGTTCAGCGATTGGTGGGAGAGTGTCTTTCAACACCAGTGATGACCATGATGCCATGGATGGAGAGTTGGTGTGCAG GGTGCTACAACTTATGAATCTCACAGACTCCTGTTTGCCTCAAGGGGGCTGTGAGAGACGGGAGCTGGCCACAATATCCTTCTTTGAACAGTTTAGGAAAATATATGTTGGCGACCAAGTCCATAAAACTTCAAAGTTTTACAGACGACTTTCAGAGATCCTTGGTCTTAATGATGAGTCAATGGTGTTGGCAGTGTTTGTAAGAAAAAT CATCACAAACTTGAAGTACTGGGGCCACTGTGAGCAGATCCTAACAAAGACCCTCACATTACTGTCAGACCTCTCAATTAGCTACAACAGTGTGAGAAAGTTGGTGAAACTAGATGCTGTGCAGTTTATGCTGAACAACCACACA aGAGAATTCAGAGTGCTTAAAGAGTCTGGTCCTCAAAAT AGTGAACATTTTCCCTTCCTGGGCGTTGGTGTATCAGTGCAAGAAATGCGAAGTCGGACTCTGTTTTACACCTCTCTTGGACGACTTCTCATGGTGGAActtggagaggatgaggaaaagttcACACAGTTCATGATCCCGATTACAA GTGCATTTGACAGTGTAGGACGGTTACTGGCTCAGGCGGAGACTCCAGTGTTCCAGGCAGAGGAGGCTAAGAAGGGGCTCATCGGCCTTGCCAGGGATCTGCGGGGATTGGCCTATGCATTTAATACCAAGACTTCATATATGATGCTCTTTGATTGGAT TTATCCCACCTACACAGGAGTTTTGGTTCGTGGTGTTGAGATCTGGTGCCATGATCCCCAAGTCACCACTCCAGTGCTCAAGCTTTTTGCTGAGCTGGTCCAGAACAGATCTCAAAGGCTACAGTTTGATGTGTCCTCGCCCAATGGAATCCTGTTATTTCGGGAAGCCAGTAAAGTCCTCTGTACATATG GTTCTCGTGTTCTGGCCCAGGGTGACAGCATTCCAAAGGATCAGATCTATCCCATGAGGCTGAAGGGTATTAGCATCTGCTTTTCCATGCTCAAGGCAGCATTGTGTGGAAACTACGTCAACTTTGGGGTTTTCCGTCTGTATGGGGACGATGCGCTAGACTCTGCCCTCCACACCTTTGTCAAGCTGCTGCTCTCCATACCACAGTCTGATCTCTTG GTGTACCCAAAGTTGTCCCAAACCTACTATGTTCTCTTGGAATGTTTGGCACAAGACCACATGAACTTCCTCTCAACTCTTGAGCCAAATGTGTTCCTCTACATTCTGTCCTCAATATCTGAAGGACTCTCAGCCATAG CTGAACGTGAGTTTGGCTGA